The nucleotide sequence AAATGATCCCGTCAACAATATACAGATGCGGTTTTATTCTGTTGTTGAGATGAATAATGTTTTTAAAAAGGCTCTCATGTACCTTTTTTTTATTCTGCTGACCTGCAAGACATCCGATCAGGCTTTTGCAGCAGCAGGAAAGGACAGTTTCAGTATGGGTTTTTATCTTTGGAAGATTGATAAAGAAATCGTTATCGAGAAAAATCCGGGCGACCCGGGCAACTGTTCCTTTTTCAAAAGTTACATCTTCGGTTTCAGCAGCGAAGTTGGCATTGAAGATTTTTACACCTGTCAAATCGCATAACTTATCAACACGAAGCCGTTCGATTACATTTATCCCCTCTCTGTGAAACCCTCCGGCATACCCTTCAGCAACAGTAATATCTGTATATCCTCTTTTTTTCAATGCGAGAATAACCGAATACAAAAGCCTCAGATCGGTAGTGTTTCCGGTGAGGGCATTCATGTTACTGTTAAGGTTTGGCTTGATGACGATTCGGGAAGATTTATCTCCGGGAAGGCCTGTTTCAGAATCGAAAACTGCGTTTACAGCAGCATTAATCTCTGTAAAGGTCTGTGCTTTGTAAATATCTGCCTTCACTGATACTCCTTTCAGAAAACGGCTGTTTCCTTCCAGATCTCCTCTGCTGCTTTCGCCGGATCTTCAGCACCGGTTATCGGCCTTCCCACCACAAGCAGAGTAGCACCGCTTTTAACTGCTGCTCCGGGTGTGGCTACTCTTTTCTGGTCACCGATATCGGCGCCGGCAGGGCGAATACCGGGGGTTATTACATGGAAATGTGCTGGAAGATCAGGTTTGACAGAGGGGAGATCGGCCGCTGAACATACGATTCCGTCAATTCCAGCCTGAACTGCAAGGGAGGCCAGATGTTTTACATAGGTGTTTACTTCCATGGTAACAGCCAGTTCATTCTTGAGAGCATCGGGGCCAAGGCTTGTCAGAAGGGTGACACCAATAATTTTAGGGGGATTGTCACTGGACTGGCGTGCACTTTCAGCCGCGGCCTTCATCATCTCCAGCCCCCCCTGGGTATGGATTGTCAGGTAATCTACTCCCAGCGAGCAGGCTGATTTGACCGCTTTGGCGACCGTGTTTGGTATATCATGGAATTTGAGATCCAAAAAGATCTTTCGTCCGGACCTTCGTATTATATCAAGAACCGATGGCCCGAAACGGGTAAACTGCTCCAGTCCGATCTTGTAAACACCAATCCACTCTGAGGTTTTTTCTATTAACTCTTCAATTTGTCCACTGGATGTAACATTGTCCAGCGCCAGCGCCAGGAAATCTCGATTGTTTGTCATAGCTTAAAAATGGTAAATGTGAGGTTTATATTCAATTATAGTGAAAATGCAGTGTTTCTGGTTCTGAATCGGATAACAACCATAATGTCCATATCATTTAAAAAAATGCGGGATGCGACCAGACACGAGAGTATTTTTCCATATCTTTAATTATTTCAATAGTTTTTTCAGACCTTATAGCTTAAATTCAAGAATCCAGGAGTCCTTTTTTATGCAAACCTGTCCTTGTGGATCGCAGCAATCCTATCAATCCTGTTGTGAACAGTTTGTTACATGCAGTGCGGATGCACCTACCGCGGAAAAGCTGATGAGGGCACGTTACAGTGCTTATGTGCTCGGGGCTGTCGACTTCATAATTAATTCTACTATCGAAGAAAAACGCAAGGAGTGCGATGAAAAGGCGATCAGAAAATGGTCTCAGGAATCAGAGTGGTACGGTCTTGAAATAAAACAGGTAACCGATGGAGGGCCGGAACATAAAGAAGGAGTTGTTGAATTCATAGCTCAATTCTCCGAAAATGGAGTCCGCCAAAGTCTGCATGAAAAAGCCTCTTTTAAAAAGGTGGATGGGAAATGGTTTTATGAGGACAGTGAGATTCAAAAACCGAAGCCTTTTATAAGGACTGAGGCTAAAATCTCCCGTAATGACCCCTGTCCCTGTGGAAGTGGCAAGAAATACAAAAAATGCTGTGCGGGTTGATTTTGCCAAAGAGATTGCAGGAATGAGGCGAGGATATGAATTCAATCTCTGGCCAGGCTGACAACCCTCACCCCTTTACATCCTGCCGCTAACAGCGCTTCGGTGCATGATGCTGTAGTAGCTCCGGTAGTTATTACATCGTCAACGAGTATTACTGTTTTTTCCCTCAATATCTCCTCTTTACCTTTTGCAACTGAAAAAGCACCTTTCACATTGCTTTGCCTCTCAGATCTGTCTAGTTTGACCTGAGTGCGGGTACGCCTTTTCCGGAAAAGAATATCAAAAAGAGGAATGATTTCTGTTCTGTGTCCATTGTGCTTTTGTTGTTGTGCTGATAGTCCTGAAATCAATCCTCTTGCCAGCCACTCAGCCTGATTGTACCCACGCTTCCTCCTGCGGAGCCAGTGGAGCGGGATGGCTGTAACGATATCTACTCCCTCAAGAACCGACTCCGGAACAGTTCCGGAAAAGAGGGCACCGATATAATGAGCCAGTTTCTTTTTCCCGCCGTACTTAACATGACGCATGATTCCCTGAACGGTATCATCGTAGTCAAGAAACGAATAGATACTCTCGAAAGGATAATCCCACACCATTTCACAGGCACAATCTCTAAGTGTTCTGTTCTGGGAACATCTGGGACAACGAATCCGTTTTTTGTTGTTGTCAAGTAGATGGTTCAAACATCCCTCACAGAGCCATTTGCTATGAAGAGAACGGGGCTTATCACAAATTATACACAGTGGAGGAAAAATAAAATCCTCAAAACGACTGAGAATCGAATTGAGGATCTCTTTATACATGTTATTTTGTCATGAAATGTTGACTAAAGAACAAAAGAAACCCTGTGGATTATCCAAAAGGTTTAAAAGATTATTTTGAGACAGTTTCCGGTAACTTCTCCTCTGTGTCGGAGTTTTCCTGCACAGTTCCGACTGTGCCTGCTGGCTTTGCCGCTGGCTCATCTCTGAAGAGGTAATTTTTCAGTATTAATGATGAAAAAAGGATGAAAAGCACGATACACACAACCTGGTTGTGGCTCAGAGGTCCCAACTTCTCATCGGTACCGTAATAACGGCTGAAATCCACGATAAAGCGGAGAACCGAGTAGAAAAGGCCCAAAAGGTAGAATTGGAACCCTGTGAAGAGCTTTTTTCTGGAAAGAAGGAGGAGAATAATTGCAATTAATAGACCTCCTGCCGATTCGTAAAGCTGCGAGGCATGTAGTCCGGATGCGTGTATATGTTGCTGGTAAACACCGGCAGGACTCTCAAGGGGGAAACTTACACCAAGTGAACCGGTATTTGATGCCCCGTAGCAGCAGCCATTAAGGAAACAACCGATTCTGGTCAGAAAAATACCTATTCCCACGCTGGGAGCAGAAACATCTGCATAGGGAAGAAAGGGTATCTTTTTAATCTTGAAATAAAGGATCCCGGCGACAATTGCTCCTATAAAACCACCGTACATCACCAGACCACCGATTCCAATTGACCCGTTCTGAAAGGGGTTGAAAATGGATATCAAATTTCCTCTGAATTCCTCAAAATGCAGAAAAACGTAGTATAGGCGTGAACCGACTATGGCAGAAAGGATGATCCAGAATCCCATATCGGCGATAGTTTCCGGGTTAAGCCCTTCTTTTTTAGCCTTGTAACTTGAGAGCCAGATACCAAGCAGAAAAGACAAGGCAAGCATGAAACCATAAGAATGGATGGGAAAAGAGAATACTTTGAAAAGAACCGGATGCATAGTAGCCTTTCTTTAAAGGTCTGGTCTGGCGTTGGAGATAAGAATCGTGAACTTTGAATACGACTAAAAAGGGATAAAATTAAAAATACGATAGGACCGGAGAGAGTGGGTAAAAATTGAAGTTTATATGTATTTGGCAAGTTTACTGTCTGCCTGGTGATTAAACGATCCTTGCTTTCAGTTCCTCGTTAGAAAACAATGTCTGAACTGTGATTTATTTGATTCGCATGATTTTTTGATTAAAGTAATCTCTATTCATAGTTCAGACATTCCCAACGCTTAATTTACTCCTCAATCCTGTACCTTTTCAGGTGCTCCGGTGTAACAACTACAAGCACTCTTTCGGTTGGTGAAAATGTGACACACACAGCGGAGTTTCCATATTTTCCCAGTTCTTTCCAGGTCTGTGTATTGTAAATTTTCCCACCTCCGGCAAACAGTGTTCCATCCGGCGAGAATGCATGGCAGAACCCGTTAAACTGCCTTATCAGTGTCCCGTCATTGCTTTTGATTAACAATACTTTGCCCATGAATGTTTTTTCTATTGTAATGGCTATGGCGCTGTCTCCCGGAGAGAAAGAAAGAAGAGGGAGACGGGCTCCGGGTACAGTTCCGGGTTTATCGGAGAAGTAAGGAAGATCACGGTCAAGAACACCTGTGCGGCTGTCAAAGATACGGACTCTGGATTGATAATCGAGAAGAAGGTTTTTGTATTCAAAAGCCGCGATTTTTGATCCGGAGTTGGAAAAGGCCACGTCTGCAAACAGAGATCCTCGCGGGGGATCTAACTTGTAGAGAAGGGAATAGGCGCGGGTGTCAAGTACAAATATTTTCCCGTCAGCCACAGCTGCCATCGTGCTTCCATCAGGTGAAAAAACTGCCCTGGTGGTATTCTGAGAAATAGTAACAGAACGTACCTGTTTCCAGTTTTCAGATTCGAAAAAAAGAACTTTGTCACCTCCGGCAACAACCAGAGTATCTCCTTTGGAGAGAAAAGTCACAGAATAGCCGGAAAGAAGCTCAGGTAGAGGTAGAAATGCCATCACCCTGCTATCGTCTTTTTTTTCATGGTAATAAAAAACCCCGGCAGAGCGTGAGAAATCACGCTCTGAAAGTCTGGATGGAACCGCAGCAATCTGGCCTGTCTGGGTTACAGTGAATATCCCCACACTTCCTGCGGTAATCATATTGGGAACCGCAAAAAACTTTCCGGTAGATGAATAGGAGACATTTTTGATATTTACCGGCCTGAGTTTTATTGTGGGGCCAATCCCTTTAACCCCTGCAGACCCGTAAAAAACAGTAGTCAACACTAATGAAAGGGATATTAAATACTTCATTTCAACTCTCCTGGATTGTTTATACCTTAATTATACATAGAAAATTACATGCCGCCATAAGATGTTACAGTAGAATGCAGAATACTGATATGCCCGGGAGAAATAGACTATTCGGGGACTCTGGCCTTGAACCATCCTTTTGTATTGACATAATAAGAGATGCAGAATGTGATACTTCCCTTTTACTTAATCTGAATATCCTCGCCTGTGCCCACCTTGTGTGGTAGAATCCCCCCGCTGGAAGCGCCCCCCTTATTTAAGGGGGATAAAGGGGGATTTCTTTCCCTCTCTTTTTCCTAAACTATTTTACTCTTCCACTTTATGCTAAGTCCCTGAACCTTAATACATTATATAGATACTAAATCTGTGAATGCTCTCCTGTTAACTCAACAGAGATTATTGATGAACCCGAAATCCCCATTATTATCCAGTTTAGTTCTGGTTTATTTGTTCTTTCTATTACCCCTGAATGCAGCAGGATGGAATCTTCCATACCTGAAAAGTGCCAGACACGACTTCTCAGGGTATTACTCAGAAGACCTGAAATCCTTGTTACAATCAGACCCTGATCTGGCCAGAGGAAAACTTCAGAATGGCTGGACTTATTTCAAACAGACCTTTATCTCAGCAAATGGCCTGATTAAAAACAGCGGATCAGCATCAGAGGCTCAATCAAAAGGACAGGGCTATGGGATGCTTCTTGCCGTTCTCAATAATGACCAGACTGCATTCAATCAGATCTTCGAAGCGGCAAATCAGTTGCTTTGGAGCGAGGATAAGAAGTCATATTTCTGCTGGTCCTGGGATGATAGTTGTACAGGAAAAGGTGCTGCTACAGATGCAGATCTGGATATCGGGCTTGCTCTTGTTTTCGCTGATGAACTTCAGAAGTATGGATACTGGAAAAAGTACAATCAAAACGGGATCACATATCAAAGCAGGGCACTGGAGATTATCAAGTCCATTCGTCTAAATATGTGTTCCGACGAGAGATATCTTTTACCTGGTGATAACTGGAGCAGCAGTGGAATAAGCAATCTCAATCCGGGTTATTTTGCCACTGCCTGGATGAAAGTGTTCGATAATTATCAGAAAGAAGTGGACTTCAGTGCGGTTGTGGAAAAGTGCTATGCTGTTTTACAAAAACTACCTCATTACAACAAAGGCCAGGCAGCAGACTGGGTAGATACAACCGGTGGACAGGCATCACTGGGTAAAAAGTACCCTTATAAAGGTCTTGGGATGCAGAACGCGGGAATTATGGCTCAATGGAGAATTGCCATGGATGCATTGTGGTTCAATGATCCACGGGCAATCGCATATTGTGAAAATACAAAGCTTACTCTTACGCAGTACTCTAATTCCAATCCAGGAATGATCCTTCTTCAGATGGGGCTGTACGATGATCAGGGCAAGTATTGTGAAAACACCAATACTTGTGAAGAGGTGGCCCTCTGGTCATGTGCGATACTGGGATCGAAGAATACTGATTACTCCACAAAAGGGCTTAACAGCCGTGTTTTGGGGAAAATCATGGGGAGTACTGTTTCATCACAGCTCTATTTCGGATCAACCGATTCTGAACAGGTTTCTATGGTTCGGCAGGCTGTTACAATGCTTGGTTTTGCTGCAATTACTGGCCAGTTTCCCGATATCAGAAGTGACATGCAGGACCCGTCTTGTAACTTCCTTCTCTCCGGGCTTATTTCAGTTGCCTCCCCTCTTGAACTCAGCAGCTTGACAGTTGACCTCCGGTCACAACAGCAGATCAAGGTATCAGCCAGACTTGACAGAAGTGCCCCATGGTCATTGACTTTTGAAGGGCGGGAGTCGGGGAAAACAGAGATTTTCAGTGGTATGACAGAATCTATCCAGGTGGTTTTTACCGGTGCAGGATGGTATAAAAAGGAGAAGGTCGATGTCAGGCTTGATGTCACAGGTGTTGATTCTCTGACCCAGGATTCTTTCTTGTCCGCATCTTTTGATATTACCGGTGTCCCGGATCTTCCATTTGTACCTGGAAGTACTCTACTGCTCCATGATTTTGAAAACGGCAACGGGGTTAATGCGCTTGGAGGATCATGGTACCTCTTTGATGACAAATCTACAAGCGGAAGTTCCACAATTACTCCCTCGGATCCCGCGCTGCTTGTTCTCGATGGTGAGGGGCATCCTGGTTACGGAATCAAGATACAGTTTGAAATCGATCAGTATGCCGGAGTGGGTACGACCTTTCTTGATTCAGGAACAGTTGACTTGAGCATGTTTGAGAGTGTCTCTTTCAGCTATAAAACAGAGGGTGAAATCAGTGATATTCTCTTTATGGTCGGCACAGCAAACATCAAAAACTTCGCCTATAATCTCAAGACAATCCCTGCTTCTAAAAACTGGAAAGAGGAAACGGTAAGATTTACAGATCTCAAACCGCCTTCCTGGTCACCGACCACTATTATGGATCTAAAAGTAACTCAGAAGATACAATGGCAGGTCCAGGGGGTTGGGCAGAGGGGAACTCTTTACCTCGATAATATCAAATTAAAACTGAAAAAAGGTATGCTCCCTGGAAATGACATCCTTTATGCTGTAACACCTATTGTCAATAACGTGAGGACCAGAAAACCACTGTGGCAGGTGTCAGTATCACAGGTGATGAAAAACCTGGTTATTGAGATCGATAACAGGGATGTTTCCGGAATTGAGATGTACAACGTGGCTGGAAAA is from Fibrobacter sp. and encodes:
- a CDS encoding YchJ family protein, with product MQTCPCGSQQSYQSCCEQFVTCSADAPTAEKLMRARYSAYVLGAVDFIINSTIEEKRKECDEKAIRKWSQESEWYGLEIKQVTDGGPEHKEGVVEFIAQFSENGVRQSLHEKASFKKVDGKWFYEDSEIQKPKPFIRTEAKISRNDPCPCGSGKKYKKCCAG
- the lgt gene encoding prolipoprotein diacylglyceryl transferase; translation: MHPVLFKVFSFPIHSYGFMLALSFLLGIWLSSYKAKKEGLNPETIADMGFWIILSAIVGSRLYYVFLHFEEFRGNLISIFNPFQNGSIGIGGLVMYGGFIGAIVAGILYFKIKKIPFLPYADVSAPSVGIGIFLTRIGCFLNGCCYGASNTGSLGVSFPLESPAGVYQQHIHASGLHASQLYESAGGLLIAIILLLLSRKKLFTGFQFYLLGLFYSVLRFIVDFSRYYGTDEKLGPLSHNQVVCIVLFILFSSLILKNYLFRDEPAAKPAGTVGTVQENSDTEEKLPETVSK
- the pyrF gene encoding orotidine-5'-phosphate decarboxylase, with the translated sequence MTNNRDFLALALDNVTSSGQIEELIEKTSEWIGVYKIGLEQFTRFGPSVLDIIRRSGRKIFLDLKFHDIPNTVAKAVKSACSLGVDYLTIHTQGGLEMMKAAAESARQSSDNPPKIIGVTLLTSLGPDALKNELAVTMEVNTYVKHLASLAVQAGIDGIVCSAADLPSVKPDLPAHFHVITPGIRPAGADIGDQKRVATPGAAVKSGATLLVVGRPITGAEDPAKAAEEIWKETAVF
- a CDS encoding ComF family protein yields the protein MNHLLDNNKKRIRCPRCSQNRTLRDCACEMVWDYPFESIYSFLDYDDTVQGIMRHVKYGGKKKLAHYIGALFSGTVPESVLEGVDIVTAIPLHWLRRRKRGYNQAEWLARGLISGLSAQQQKHNGHRTEIIPLFDILFRKRRTRTQVKLDRSERQSNVKGAFSVAKGKEEILREKTVILVDDVITTGATTASCTEALLAAGCKGVRVVSLARD